In Drosophila innubila isolate TH190305 chromosome 2R unlocalized genomic scaffold, UK_Dinn_1.0 1_C_2R, whole genome shotgun sequence, the following are encoded in one genomic region:
- the LOC117783431 gene encoding cap-specific mRNA (nucleoside-2'-O-)-methyltransferase 2, which translates to MRPKLSIREEVEQLFEKKFQYQKPTNGASWLLPLEEPLFSEFYQFESLQNLKDQLNSVKSKLNNYGVQEWSTHTNRRDPSGEISWRLKNETKAEFVTVAWCKIFECLHRYPLITQPVLNSLHLCEAPGAFIAALNHYLHSAHKPNEIKWNWRSTTLNPYYEGNALNEMITDDRFIFHTLDNWLFHKDLTGNLLSMDNIDHMTHRCAEVFQDGVQLVTADGSIDCSAQPDCQEEIVARLFFAEIVSALKILSPGGNFVIKMFTLFEACSVSVMYMLNCVFQRVHIYKPATSKRGNSEVYVICMDYRKDTPGLPRLLEALQAKLAQPNDAMVMPLFGKSQIPKDFQLQHEIGCRLYLKLQVDAIESSIYAYESKDRYYLRHLHHLRGVVSAMYYNRYKVRPLADELCIVRQQDINKSLGFTVPVYGGSYTEREHLRQGDILKQIYCLRREFNQLEKCPTATRSYTHVKDPQLQLKLELSRGAPVRELQSSLFASEPVLLLRLRILDTFELDPLWQTAPKCLFLDSSDSKTISLNYAPSTDDSTFHKVQQRFFVKLVESLLELRPHRIVFHNFLFLTHYAASVLLFLAELIYQHTEFDSSLPEQTITLSVLQDDKEMVEQLQQLRQVLSSDDEKEGAVHSVLSLKQLQKNQFSNALILYNNSVLVACYRRMLGEDSFPTRMSIDQAETEAVNDIKETETVEGIVC; encoded by the exons ATGCGTCCCAAACTAAGCATAAGGGAAGAAGTGGAGCAGCTGTTTGAGAAGAAGTTCCAATATCAAAAGCCAACTAACGGTGCCTCCTGGTTGCTGCCATTAGAAGAGCCGCTGTTCAGTGAATTCTACCAGTTCGAGTCTCTGCAGAATCTCAAGGATCAGCTGAATTCTGTCAAGAGTAAGCTTAACAATTATGGGGTGCAGGAGtggagcacacacacaaatcgtCGGGATCCGTCGGGAGAGATTTCGTGGCGGttgaaaaacgaaacaaaGGCTGAGTTTGTAACC GTAGCTTGGTGCAAGATCTTTGAGTGCCTGCATCGTTATCCACTCATCACACAGCCGGTTCTTAATAGTCTTCATCTTTGCGAGGCTCCAGGTGCTTTTATCGCTGCACTGAATCATTATTTGCACTCGGCTCACAAACCAAATGAG ATAAAGTGGAACTGGCGTTCGACTACTTTGAATCCGTACTACGAGGGAAATGCGCTCAATGAGATGATTACCGACGATCGTTTCATATTTCACACTCTGGACAATTGGCTCTTCCATAAGGACTTGACTGGCAATCTACTGAGTATGGACAACATAGATCACATGACCCACAGGTGTGCCGAAGTGTTCCAAGACGGCGTTCAACTGGTCACAGCTGATGGTTCAATTGATTGCTCTGCTCAGCCCGATTGCCAGGAGGAGATCGTCGCCCGTCTTTTCTTTGCGGAAATTGTCAGTGCACTGAAGATACTCAGTCCGGGTggcaattttgttattaaaatgtttacgtTGTTTGAGGCGTGTAGCGTTTCTGTGATGTACATGCTGAACTGCGTCTTCCAGCGAGTGCACATCTACAAGCCGGCGACATCTAAGCGTGGCAATTCCGAAGTCTATGTCATCTGCATGGATTACCGCAAGGACACTCCCGGTCTACCTCGTCTGTTGGAGGCATTGCAAGCCAAGCTCGCCCAGCCAAACGATGCCATGGTCATGCCTCTGTTTGGCAAATCCCAGATACCCAAAGATTTTCAGCTGCAACACGAGATCGGATGTAGACTCTACTTGAAGCTGCAGGTGGATGCCATCGAAAGCAGCATCTACGCATACGAGTCCAAGGATCGCTACTATCTCCGCCATCTGCACCATCTGCGAGGAGTCGTCTCTGCCATGTACTACAATCGCTACAAGGTGCGACCCTTGGCCGACGAGCTGTGCATTGTTAGGCAGCAGGATATCAACAAGTCATTGGGATTCACGGTGCCCGTCTATGGTGGCTCCTACACGGAGCGGGAGCATCTCAGACAGGGCGATATACTAAAACAAATCTACTGCCTGCGACGCGAGTTCAATCAGCTGGAGAAGTGTCCAACTGCTACACGGAGCTACACCCACGTCAAAGACCCGCAATTGCAGCTAAAACTGGAACTGTCTCGAGGAGCACCTGTGAGGGAGCTGCAGAGCAGTCTGTTTGCTTCGGAACCGGTGCTGCTGCTCCGTTTACGCATACTGGACACATTCGAGCTCGATCCGCTCTGGCAAACAGCGCCCAAGTGCTTGTTTCTTGATAGCAGCGACAGCAAGACGATATCACTAAATTACGCACCGTCGACTGATGACTCAACATTTCATAAAGTTCAGCAGCGTTTCTTTGTTAAGCTGGTTGAGTCATTGCTGGAACTAAGGCCCCATAGAATTGTGTTTCATAATTTCCTATTTCTCACCCATTACGCGGCATCTGTGCTCCTATTCCTAGCCGAGCTAATCTATCAGCACACCGAGTTTGACAGTAGTCTTCCAGAGCAGACCATCACACTGAGTGTCCTGCAGGATGACAAGGAGATGGtggagcagctgcaacaattgcGCCAAGTGCTTAGCAGCGATGATGAGAAGGAAGGAGCAGTGCACAGTGTGCTGAGTCTCAAGCAACTCCAGAAGAATCAGTTCAGCAATGCCCTCATCCTCTACAACAACAGTGTCCTGGTGGCCTGCTATCGCCGCATGCTGGGCGAGGATTCGTTCCCGACCCGCATGAGCATTGATCAGGCTGAAACTGAAGCCGTAAACGATATTAAAGAGACTGAAACAGTCGAAGGAATTGTGTGTTAa
- the LOC117783434 gene encoding ubiquitin-conjugating enzyme E2 L3 — protein sequence MAAPRRLRKELVDLQESSLKSFRDIKADDDNLLRWTGLILPDNPPYNKGAFRIEINFPAEYPFKPPKISFKTKIYHPNIDEKGQVCLPIISTENWKPATRTDQVVQALIALINDPEPEHPLRAELAEEFLKDKKKFVKNAEDYTRKHSEKRPAD from the coding sequence atggctGCACCGCGACGTCTACGCAAGGAGCTCGTCGACTTACAGGAAAGTAGTTTAAAATCATTTCGTGACATCAAGGCCGATGATGACAACCTGCTGCGCTGGACGGGCTTGATCCTGCCCGACAATCCACCCTACAACAAGGGAGCGTTTCGCATCGAAATCAACTTTCCGGCAGAGTATCCCTTCAAGCCACCAAAGataagttttaaaacaaaaatctatCATCCCAACATTGATGAAAAGGGACAAGTGTGCTTGCCAATTATCAGCACCGAGAACTGGAAGCCGGCAACCCGCACCGACCAAGTGGTTCAGGCATTGATAGCACTCATCAACGATCCCGAACCAGAGCATCCACTGCGTGCCGAACTAGCCGAGGAGTTCCTCAAGGACAAGAAGAAATTTGTGAAGAACGCCGAGGATTACACCAGGAAACACAGCGAAAAGCGTCCGGCTGATTAG